Proteins encoded in a region of the Fusarium falciforme chromosome 6, complete sequence genome:
- a CDS encoding NAD(P)-bd-dom domain-containing protein, with translation MVNIAVAGGTGGVGRTIIDALKDNPKHKAIILSRTVSDGVDLGAPVIGVDYDDVDALQAVLEKHEINAIISALALHIIGVGQAQINLIKAADKSEPTKRFVTSTWAVRPELKWFDLLPHGFQHVASYTELDKTQLEWTAFNVGWFLEYYAMPNVETYIPQTTFVVDMANRHASIPGDGKQKMSFTYTKDVAKFVVAALDLPKWERNTYAIGEKYTWEEFVKIAGEARGGEKFTVTYDSVEKLKAGSITELPGQVAAYSYFPKEWTQKLFSAFGIWVTESIFDFPDEKLLNKQFPDIKVTTVQEMLQSAWKGQ, from the exons ATGGTCAACATAGCAGTTGCTGGAGGCACCGGAGGTGTTGGTCGCACCATCATCGATGCCCTCAAGGACAACCCGAAACacaaggccatcatcttATCGCGTACC GTCTCCGATGGTGTTGACCTTGGCGCGCCCGTCATCGGTGTTGATTATGACGATGTCGACGCGCTTCAAGCTGTCCTAGAAAAGCATGAGATTAACGCCATTATCTCGGCACTGGCTCTCCATATTATTGGCGTGGGCCAGGCCCAGATTAATCTCATCAAGGCCGCCGACAAGAGCGAGCCCACCAAGCGATTCGTTACAAGCACTTGGGCAGTTCGACCTGAGCTCAA GTGGTTCGATCTTCTTCCCCACGGCTTCCAGCACGTGGCGTCGTACACGGAACTAGACAAGACCCAGCTGGAATGGACAGCCTTCAATGTTGGGTGGTTCCTCGAGTACTATGCTATGCCGAACGTCGAAACATACATCCCACAGACCACGTTCGTCGTCGACATGGCTAATAGGCATGCCTCGATCCCCGGTGACGGCAAGCAGAAAATGTCATTCACCTACACCAAAGACGTGGCCAAGTTTGTGGTTGCGGCGCTCGACCTCCCCAAGTGGGAACGAAACACCTATGCAATTGGTGAAAAGTACACGTGGGAGGAATTTGTCAAGATTGCTGGGGAAGCTCGAGGGG GAGAGAAGTTCACTGTCACCTATGACAGCGTGGAGAAGCTTAAGGCCGGCAGCATCACTGAACTTCCAGGCCAGGTTGCCGCATACTCGTATTTCCCCAAAGAATGGACGCAGAAACTCTTCTCAGCCTTTGGAATCTGGGTGACCGAGAGCATCTTTGACTTTCCCGATGAAAAGTTACTGAACAAGCAGTTCCCTGACATCAAGGTCACCACTGTCCAGGAAATGCTTCAGAGTGCGTGGAAGGGCCAATAA
- a CDS encoding NmrA domain-containing protein translates to MVPTIAVAGGTQGIGRAIAEAINLKKNYDVKVFSRSPNPALEAENGIPVIAIDYTDADSMTKVLEDNKIDTVISTLFVTFDGKPQVNLVHAAEASKYTRRFIPSIWGIPYSREQVGERQMMIGQSKLDAVEALEKSTLEYTLFYVGYFLDFWGYPRVQSYQRQNLIVVDIEYNRAAIPGDGNTPVTFTHTFDIAEFVAASLDLPSWEKESYVIGESITWNEFLRLAEEVKDEKFEVTHDSLDLLLSGQITELPSHPSLYSQMPKDQIQALFATFGVWFEKGLFELKPTNKTLNEVFPKIHARTVKEVLEAGWGKQ, encoded by the exons ATGGTGCCCACTATCGCAGTCGCAGGAGGCACCCAAGGCATTGGCCGCGCCATCGCTGAAGCTATCAACCTCAAGAAGAACTACGACGTCAAGGTATTCAGCCGATCG CCCAATCccgccctcgaggccgagaatggcatccccgtcatcgccatcgactACACCGATGCCGACTCCATGACCAAGGTTCTGGAAGACAATAAGATCGATACTGTCATCTCGACTTTGTTTGTCACCTTTGATGGCAAGCCGCAAGTGAACTTGGTCCATGCTGCTGAGGCTTCCAAATACACCAGGCGCTTCATTCCCAGCATCTGGGGTATCCCATATTCCAGAGA ACAAGTGGGCGAGAGGCAGATGATGATCGGGCAGTCTAAGCTCGATGCGGTTGAGGCTTTGGAGAAGAGCACTCTAGAGTATACCCTATTCTACGTGGGATACTTCCTCGACTTCTGGGGCTACCCTCGCGTCCAGTCGTACCAGCGCCAGaacctcatcgtcgtcgataTCGAGTATAACAGGGCTGCCATCCCTGGCGATGGCAACACCCCCGTCACCTTCACGCATACCTTTGACATTGCCGAGTTTGTTGCCGCCAGCCTCGACCTACCTAGTTGGGAGAAAGAGAGCTATGTAATCGGGGAGTCGATTACATGGAATGAGTTCCTTCGCCTTGCGGAAGAAGTCAAAG ACGAGAAATTCGAAGTCACCCACGACAGCCTGGACTTGCTCCTATCTGGACAAATCACCGAGTTGCCATCACACCCATCGCTGTATTCTCAGATGCCCAAGGACCAGATCCAAGCCCTCTTTGCCACGTTCGGGGTCTGGTTCGAGAAGGGCTTGTTCGAGCTGAAGCCAACGAATAAGACGCTGAACGAGGTGTTCCCCAAAATTCATGCCCGAACCGTCAAGGAGGTACTAGAAGCGGGATGGGGCAAGCAGTAG
- a CDS encoding Alginate-lyase2 domain-containing protein codes for MAPSFVQILSAGLLASSFNILKLSQVAALDPKCAPGGNFDLSHWNLQLPIGSPGKPKTISSADLQGCNGFENFDYFFTNSKDGALAMKVPAKSQCVTTPNSKHCRTELREANPSKWSPFNARNRLYADLVVNQNDDEIVVGQIHIDDSISTKPVMELYYNSKGEFTVGVQKCRTCSQARTGVLAKVPKGQRFHYEIRYEKNKLSVSINDSPYKELDTFDLNGPDSYFKAGNYNQGEGPTNTHFFSIIVTH; via the coding sequence ATGGCTCCCAGTTTTGTTCAAATTCTCTCGGCTGGCCTTCTGGCCTCTTCTTTCAACATTCTCAAACTCTCACAGGTTGCCGCACTCGACCCCAAATGCGCCCCAGGTGGAAACTTTGACCTCTCCCACTGGAATCTGCAGCTGCCTATCGGAAGCCCTGGGAAGCCCAAGACCATTTCCAGCGCCGATCTTCAGGGATGCAACGGCTTTGAGAACTTTGACTATTTCTTCACCAATAGCAAGGACGGAGCTCTTGCCATGAAGGTCCCGGCCAAGTCCCAGTGTGTTACCACTCCCAACAGTAAGCACTGTCGCACCGAGCTGCGGGAGGCCAACCCCAGCAAATGGAGCCCCTTCAATGCTCGCAACCGTCTCTACGCTGATCTCGTCGTCAACCAGAATGACGATGAGATCGTCGTGGGCCAGATTCACATCGACGACTCCATCTCCACCAAGCCAGTCATGGAACTCTACTACAACTCCAAGGGCGAGTTCACCGTCGGTGTTCAGAAGTGCCGCACCTGCAGCCAAGCCAGAACTGGTGTCCTTGCCAAGGTTCCCAAGGGGCAGAGGTTCCACTACGAAATTCGATATGAGAAGAACAAGCTTTCCGTTAGCATCAACGATAGCCCCTACAAGGAGCTGGACACTTTCGACCTCAATGGGCCGGACAGCTACTTCAAGGCTGGCAACTACAACCAGGGCGAAGGGCCTACCAACACCCACTTTTTCAGCATCATCGTGACTCACTAG